A region from the Gossypium hirsutum isolate 1008001.06 chromosome A08, Gossypium_hirsutum_v2.1, whole genome shotgun sequence genome encodes:
- the LOC107905177 gene encoding putative two-component response regulator ARR20, which produces MLMKKNPLNLYDEDEEGDDGTKARDGASSSNSIVEECEKKASPNGVRHYVRSKMPRLRWTPELHLSFVRAVERLGGQERATPKLVLQLMNIKGLSIAHVKSHLQMYRSKKINDQSKDDYLPQNLWHQSTLHDHQRVISDISWSGFCGNRTPEPYLTNFINSRRKACSNPRSEILYNMNNNFIFSQQPVNEMVHDCESNGAQIQPMLMYMHPSFANKWPGKGAERQGMSKRKPLDEDLDLSLSLSTKLRRKTSNEEEVANSNLSLSLS; this is translated from the exons ATGCTGATGAAGAAGAATCCATTGAACTTATATGATGAAGATGAGGAAGGTGATGATGGAACTAAGGCCAGAGATGGTGCAAGTTCAAGCAACAGCATCGTTGAAGAATGTGAGAAGAAGGCAAGTCCAAATGGGGTGCGGCACTATGTAAGATCAAAGATGCCAAGGCTACGATGGACCCCTGaacttcatctttcttttgttCGAGCCGTGGAGAGACTTGGCGGTCAGGAGA GAGCAACACCAAAGCTTGTCTTGCAACTAATGAACATCAAGGGTCTTAGTATTGCACATGTGAAGAGCCATTTGCAG ATGTATCGGAGCAAGAAAATCAATGATCAGAGTAAAG ATGATTACCTTCCTCAAAATCTTTGGCATCAGTCCACGCTTCATGATCATCAAAGAGTTATCAG TGATATTTCATGGAGTGGTTTCTGTGGAAATCGAACGCCTGAGCCGTACCTGACTAATTTCATAAATAGTAGAAGGAAAGCTTGTTCAAACCCAAGGAGTGAGATTCTGTACAATATGAATAATAACTTCATCTTCAGTCAGCAACCTGTTAATGAAATGGTACATGATTGTGAAAGCAACGGAGCACAAATACAGCCAATGCTAATGTATATGCATCCCTCTTTTGCAAACAAATGGCCTGGGAAAGGAGCAGAAAGGCAGGGAATGTCCAAAAGAAAACCGCTTGACGAAGACCTTGATTTGAGCTTATCACTGAGCACAAAGTTGAGGAGAAAGACATCCAATGAAGAAGAAGTGGCGAATAGCAATTTATCTCTTTCATTATCTTAA